The DNA segment tgtgaagctagacggtctagaaggaatcctcatcatggcctagacgctcctattcatgggctagacgctcctttttgagtctagacgctcctcatcataggctagaccgtctagtcttggaggcttggctttcatcgtgtggtgagcttgggccctcctccatcactgtCACCAGGTGAATCTTTCGTGGTGCCACGGTCAGAGGGCATGCCTTACTATCTGGGTGCCTTCTTGGCCGTTGCCCTTGAGTGGCGCGCCCAAGCGAAGTCCAAGGTTGGCGAGGCAAGCACGCTCAAAGCTCTCCGACAGGAAGTGGCTACTTTTAAGGAAGAAAAGGAGAGCTTGTGTCGCGGCTGGGCGTGCGAAGAGGAGGTTTACAAAGCCTCTTTGAGGAGCGCCAGAGAGATCAACGCAGAAGCCTGCAAACGTCTACATGACGCAGGGCAAGCTGGCACTGAGCTCCTTACTCAGGTGGCATCCCTCAAATCCAAAATCGTTGCTCTTGAAGCGGCGATGAGAACTTCCGAGGCTCAGCAGAAACAACTTGCTGACCAGTGTGCTGACTGGAAGCAATCGTTGGAGAAGACCGAAGGAGAGCTGGCTGCACAGATGGAAGCGCTCAACCTTCTTCAATCTGAGCATAATCAGTTTCAGGCGGAACTGAACAGGTTTCAAGTGGAGAAAGAGGTTCTCGAAAAGCAGCTAGCCTCTAGGGACTCCGTGATCGAAGAGCTGGAGAGGGCCAAGAGGGAGCTCATCGCAGAGAGGGAAGCCCGAGACTCCACCATCGAAAATCTGGAGCGGGCTAAAGGAAAGCTCATCGACAACATGGCTGACATCTTTGCAGAGGGATTCAAGGAGGCCTTAGCTCAAGCCGCCTGTGAAAACCCGAGAATTGACACCTCCAATTGCAACCCTCTCAACCATATtgttgacgggaaggtcgtTCCCCTAGACCTTGGGAAATGAGCTGCACTGATCTTGAcctctttattttcttgtaaaTCTATATTGACAATCATTTGAATTTACTTGTAATTCTGACAATCGACCTTGCTTATATTTATAACTTTGGAATTCACCTAAATGTCATTTGCTTTCAATTCTGCTTGCGCtttgtttgtttctgttttctttTCTGCATCAAAGGCTAGTTGGTACTGGCCTCCGAGGCATTTCTTTGTGCTTTGCCTTTAACTCTCTAGGTAGCATGTGTCCCCCCCTCTTGTTCTTTCCTCTTAGGGTGTGACGCACATCCTTCTCTTGCTCTTTTTGCTCAAAAACTCGTTTGGCCTTCGTATCTGCGAGGAGTCTTCCTTACGAAGGCGTCGCTTGCTTCGCCATTGCCCATCAAGGGTGGGAAGGACTTATCGTTGCCTGTACTGGGTGCCCATGCTCGAGGAGGGACCTGCTCTGGGTATCCTAAGTGTATCTAGACACTTGGGCTAAAAGTCGCGttctggtgcccacgcccatggagaggcctacACAAACAAcaccgtatcgtccatggagtgtctaaaACACCAGGGCAACTTAGGCCTTATCTCTTTGTGTTTGGTGCCCAATAaggcagcgccgtatcgtcctcggggtgtctaaaacaccagacaccggggctagctattcatacctgaggagggggcgtcccgaaggaatcccctAACCCCTGCTCGAGGACTAGACACCCGGATTTTTAACTTACACTGACATCTGGTACctgggctagctattcatacttgaggagggtgcgttccgaaggaatcccttaacccctgctcaaggactaggcacccAGATTTTTAACTTACACTgacatctggtaccggggctagctattcatactcgaggagggggcgtcccgaaggaatcccttaacccctgctcaaggactaagcgcctGGATTTTAACTTACGCTCaacatacctgttatcttgct comes from the Phaseolus vulgaris cultivar G19833 chromosome 8, P. vulgaris v2.0, whole genome shotgun sequence genome and includes:
- the LOC137825121 gene encoding uncharacterized protein, producing MPYYLGAFLAVALEWRAQAKSKVGEASTLKALRQEVATFKEEKESLCRGWACEEEVYKASLRSAREINAEACKRLHDAGQAGTELLTQVASLKSKIVALEAAMRTSEAQQKQLADQCADWKQSLEKTEGELAAQMEALNLLQSEHNQFQAELNRFQVEKEVLEKQLASRDSVIEELERAKRELIAEREARDSTIENLERAKGKLIDNMADIFAEGFKEALAQAACENPRIDTSNCNPLNHIVDGKVVPLDLGK